TCCCGTTTCCGAACTTACGAGCCACTGATCAAAAGTCTGCGGCAGCATTATGAAGATACAGGTTACCTACAGGGATGATATCTGATGATTGACTTCGATGATGGAGACCAATTATTGAACATCATCGGAGTTATCCTTCTAGTATTCATCATTCTCTCCGTGGCGGTTCTCATCCTCGCAGCTATGTCCGCTCAGGAACGATCCGCTGAGCAACCAGAGACAGACTGGGACCTGCAACAAATTAATGAGAGCTATGTCAGGATCATACATGCTGGTGGCGAACCTGTTCAGACAGGGAAACTCAGCGTGACCGTTGATGGAACCCCTCGTCATCCCCAGTGGACCTCGATCACTCTTACAGAAGGCGCATACGGAGTCGTCCGAGTGGGGGACGGTGTCACGGTAACGCTCTTGTGGCAACACTCAGAATCAGAGCGGGACGTATTGCAACGGTGGCAGCTCTCCAGAACGACAACTCAGTGATTTCCCACGCACCTGATCGGCATTTCCACCTATCGAATAGATTTTAGGTCCGTTCTTCTAGGGTAAGTTGTAGATTCGTTCATAGGCTGTGATAGGCGGATAGCTTGGGCTTGACCCCAAGGAGGATGCCGATAGGCTTAGTTGACTTCGGTTCCGTATCAGGGGCACGTCCTCCAAGGCCACACGTGTCTGGATGATTGGGCTACCAGTCAACTGGCCCCGAAGTCGGGGACGGCGAGTCCGAGTGGGAACAGAGTGGTTCCGCCCGTCAGAGGGGGAGTCCACCGACAAGCCCCGTCCATTGTGGTCGGGGCAGCTGACAACGTCGTCCTGTTCAGTATAACGCGAACGGCGGTCGGCAGATGGAACGGTGGAAGATCAAGT
This genomic window from Halogeometricum sp. S3BR5-2 contains:
- a CDS encoding type IV pilin N-terminal domain-containing protein; its protein translation is MIDFDDGDQLLNIIGVILLVFIILSVAVLILAAMSAQERSAEQPETDWDLQQINESYVRIIHAGGEPVQTGKLSVTVDGTPRHPQWTSITLTEGAYGVVRVGDGVTVTLLWQHSESERDVLQRWQLSRTTTQ